GTTTTCGCCTTCGCCGCATCGATGCCGGCAGAGATCGCCCGCATATAGGCATCGCGGGAAAGACCGGCGGCAAGTCCCTGTTCGGGCGAGACGAACAGCTCGGAATAGATCGCGCCATCGGCGGCAAGCTCGCCGAGATAGGCCTCGGCAAGGGCGGCGAAATCCTCCTCGGCGCGAAAGACATTGGCTATCGCGGCATAGCAGGCGATGAAGCTCGAGAAGTCATGCCAGACATAACGGCCGTCGCGGAGCCAGGCGGAAAGATCGATGCCGTATTTTGTCGCAAGGCGCGCGGCAAGGGCCGGCGGCGTCGCCCCTTCGATATGGCAGTGGAGTTCGGCTTTCGGTGTCGTCACAGGAAGGATGCTCCGTATCTGCCGGGGTCGAGCCCGAGGTGATGGGCAATACTCTCGCCGATATCGGCATAGGTCTCGCGCAGGCCCAGCGATCCCGGCTGAAGCCCCGGGCCAAAGACCAGGACCGGCACGCGCTCGCGGGTGTGGTCGGAACCGCGCCAGGTCGGATCGCAGCCGTGGTCGGCCGTCAGCACCGCGATGTCACCCGGCCTCATTCGCGCGGCGATCTCCTCGATGCGGGCATCGAACGCCTCGAGTGCGGCCGCATAGCCCGCCACATCCCGGCGGTGGCCGTAGACCATGTCGAAGTCGACGAGATTGGTGAACACCAGGTCGCCCTCGCCCGCCTCGTCCATCGCCTTCAGGCTGGCCGTCACCAGCGCATCATTGCCGTCCGCCTTGATCAGACGGGTCACGCCCTTGCCGGCAAAGATGTCGGAGATCTTGCCGACGGCGAGCACGTTGCGGCCTGCCGCCGTCAACCGGTCGAGCAGCGTTTCCTCCGGTGGGGCGATCGAGAAATCGCGGCGGTTGCCCGTCCGCTTGAAGGTTTCGGCCGTCTCCCCGATGAAGGGACGCGCGATTACGCGCCCGATATTGAGGTCATAGGTCAGTTCGCGCACGACTTCGCAGAGTTTCAGCAGTCGCTCGAGGCCGAAATGATATTCGTGGGCGGCGATCTGGAACACGCTGTCGGCGGAGGTGTAGAAGATCGGCCGCCGCGTCCAGACATGCTCCTGGCCGAAGCGCTTGATGATCTCCGTGCCCGAAGCGTGGCAATTGCCGAGGCTGCCGGAAATGCCGGCCTCGCGATAGATCGCGTCGAGAAGCTCTTGCGGAAAACAGTCTGGCTGATCGGGGAAATAGCCCCAGTCGAACATCACCGGCGTGCCGGCAATCTCCCAATGGCCCGAAGGCGTGTCCTTGCCGCGCGAAACCTCGTTCGCCGCGCCGTAGCGACCCAGAAGCCGTTCCGGCTGTTCCATGCTGGCGGGATAATGCCGTGTCGCAAGCTTCGCAGCTTCCAGAAGGCCGAGCGCGGAAAGATTGGGCAATTTCAGCGGGCCGGAGCGCAGACCCGCCCGATCTCCGAGGCCCGCGGCGCAGAACTCGGCGATGTGGCCGAGCGTATCGGCGCCGAGATCGCCATAGGCCTTCGCATCCGGCGCGCCGCCGATGCCGAAGGAATCGAGAACATAGAGAAAGGCACGGGCCATCGGACGCTCAATCCTGCGCTGAAAAATCGTTTTCCTCTTCTATCGTCTGGCATTCCTGATGGCAAACGCCCTTGCGGCCGGGGAACCAGAGCCGGTTTCCATGTGTTTAGAAGATGATAACCATGTTTCTTAACGCCGAAGGAAGGCAGGATGATCATGCTGACAGCCATCGACACGATCAAGGCGAGCACTGTCATGCCCGAAAGAAGCAGCAGCAGAAAAGGCGAGGCCGGAAGCCAGGCCGGCGAACTGGCGCTGATCGCCGGCGTCCTCCTGGCCGCAACCGCTCTGGTGATCTTCGCCGCTCTCCGGCTTTACGCCGTCAGTTGATCCCGCTCAGGCGGCAAGCCGCATCAACGCCGCCAGCATGAGTTCCGCGCCCTTTTCGATATCCGCCCATTCGGAATATTCCTCCGGCGCGTGCGAAATGCCGTTGCGGCTCGGCACGAAGATCATCGCCGAGGGGCAGAGCGCCATCATCGTCTGCGCG
This window of the Martelella lutilitoris genome carries:
- a CDS encoding phosphopentomutase — protein: MARAFLYVLDSFGIGGAPDAKAYGDLGADTLGHIAEFCAAGLGDRAGLRSGPLKLPNLSALGLLEAAKLATRHYPASMEQPERLLGRYGAANEVSRGKDTPSGHWEIAGTPVMFDWGYFPDQPDCFPQELLDAIYREAGISGSLGNCHASGTEIIKRFGQEHVWTRRPIFYTSADSVFQIAAHEYHFGLERLLKLCEVVRELTYDLNIGRVIARPFIGETAETFKRTGNRRDFSIAPPEETLLDRLTAAGRNVLAVGKISDIFAGKGVTRLIKADGNDALVTASLKAMDEAGEGDLVFTNLVDFDMVYGHRRDVAGYAAALEAFDARIEEIAARMRPGDIAVLTADHGCDPTWRGSDHTRERVPVLVFGPGLQPGSLGLRETYADIGESIAHHLGLDPGRYGASFL